One Paraburkholderia aromaticivorans genomic region harbors:
- a CDS encoding aliphatic sulfonate ABC transporter substrate-binding protein has product MPFLRGAARLSIIQAPRRAPILVRRLLLAAAVAASTLTSLAPGAAHAAPPAELKLDYAYYSPESLVIKRNGWLEQELAADHTQVKWVLSLGSNRALEYLNSGAIDIGSTAGLAAVLGKANGNPIRAVYVFSRPEWTALVVRKDSPIRTVADLKGKKIAATKGTDPFLFTLRALHTAGLSRDDVEIVNLQHPDGRVALANAQVDAWAGLDPHMAAAQIDDGARLLYRNVDFNTWGLLDAREDFISAHPDTLAHVLKVYEKARLWIAAHPEETAKIIAEESKVSLPVAKLQLSRNDFSQPQPGAKQLAALKAAAPILTQEQLVKPDTNLNQVIDALIDAKPAQPIIAADAGK; this is encoded by the coding sequence ATGCCATTTCTTCGGGGCGCAGCACGACTATCGATCATCCAGGCGCCGCGGCGCGCGCCGATTCTTGTCCGCCGTCTTCTGCTGGCCGCGGCCGTTGCCGCTTCCACACTGACAAGCCTCGCCCCAGGCGCGGCACACGCCGCTCCGCCAGCCGAGTTGAAGCTCGACTATGCGTACTATTCGCCGGAAAGTCTCGTCATCAAGCGTAACGGCTGGCTTGAACAGGAACTGGCAGCAGATCACACGCAAGTGAAATGGGTGTTGAGTCTGGGCAGCAACCGCGCGCTCGAATACCTGAATAGCGGCGCGATCGACATCGGCTCCACGGCCGGTCTCGCCGCCGTGCTCGGCAAGGCCAACGGTAATCCGATTCGCGCCGTCTATGTTTTCTCGCGTCCCGAATGGACCGCGCTCGTCGTCCGCAAGGACTCTCCGATCCGGACAGTCGCTGATCTGAAGGGCAAAAAGATCGCCGCCACCAAAGGCACCGATCCTTTTCTGTTCACGCTGCGTGCGCTGCACACCGCCGGACTGTCGCGCGACGACGTCGAGATCGTGAATCTGCAACATCCCGATGGCCGTGTCGCGCTCGCCAACGCTCAGGTGGACGCATGGGCCGGTCTCGATCCGCACATGGCCGCCGCGCAGATCGATGACGGCGCGCGCCTGCTCTATCGCAACGTCGACTTCAATACGTGGGGCCTGCTCGACGCGCGCGAAGATTTCATCAGCGCGCATCCCGATACGCTGGCGCATGTCCTTAAGGTTTACGAAAAGGCGCGCTTGTGGATCGCGGCTCATCCTGAAGAGACCGCGAAAATCATCGCCGAGGAATCGAAGGTGTCGCTGCCGGTGGCGAAACTGCAGTTGAGCCGCAACGACTTCAGCCAGCCGCAACCGGGCGCAAAACAACTCGCCGCGCTCAAGGCCGCCGCACCGATCCTCACGCAGGAACAACTGGTCAAACCAGACACGAATCTGAATCAGGTCATCGACGCGTTGATCGATGCCAAGCCCGCGCAGCCCATCATCGCGGCCGACGCCGGCAAGTAA
- a CDS encoding co-chaperone GroES: MSLRPLHDRLIVKRLDQETKTASGIVIPESAAEKPDQGEVIAIGPGKRDSDGKRIEPDLKVGERVLFGKYAGQSVKVDGNELLVLREEDVVAVVTQ; encoded by the coding sequence ATGAGCCTACGCCCCTTACATGACCGCTTGATCGTCAAGCGTCTCGACCAGGAAACCAAAACCGCTTCGGGCATCGTGATTCCCGAAAGCGCCGCCGAAAAACCCGATCAGGGCGAAGTGATCGCCATCGGTCCGGGCAAGCGCGATAGCGACGGCAAACGCATCGAGCCCGATCTGAAAGTCGGCGAACGCGTGCTGTTCGGCAAATATGCGGGACAGTCGGTCAAAGTCGACGGCAACGAGTTGCTCGTGCTGCGCGAGGAAGATGTCGTCGCAGTCGTCACTCAATAA
- a CDS encoding amino acid ABC transporter permease gives MTLWPETRYLGWLAHGFVITLILSACVSVCATLLGFGLAMAHIAQHRTVAAAARLYVLVFRNSPLLVQLLFWYFGAATLLPEHWMTWLNAPHLLSAGPLVLRWPSFELFAGWLGLTCYSTAFIAEEFRAGIRGVGIAQYQAGAALGMTRYATLRHVILPQALRIATRPLAGQYMNIVKNSSLTMAIGVAELSYMSRQVDTESFRTFQAFGTATVLYVVTIALIETALVIWQRTGVRALQRGHA, from the coding sequence ATGACTCTCTGGCCGGAGACCCGCTATCTCGGCTGGCTCGCACACGGCTTTGTCATCACCCTGATCCTGTCAGCGTGCGTGAGCGTATGCGCCACGCTGCTCGGCTTCGGGTTGGCGATGGCTCATATCGCCCAACATCGCACGGTCGCTGCGGCGGCAAGGCTCTACGTGCTTGTGTTTCGCAATTCGCCGCTGCTGGTGCAGTTGCTTTTCTGGTACTTCGGCGCGGCGACGCTGTTGCCAGAGCACTGGATGACATGGCTGAACGCGCCGCATCTATTGAGCGCCGGGCCGCTTGTTTTGCGCTGGCCGAGTTTCGAACTGTTCGCCGGCTGGCTCGGCTTGACCTGCTATAGCACCGCTTTTATCGCTGAAGAGTTTCGCGCCGGCATCCGCGGCGTGGGCATCGCGCAATACCAGGCGGGCGCCGCTTTGGGCATGACGCGTTACGCGACCCTGCGTCACGTGATTTTGCCGCAAGCGCTGCGCATCGCCACACGGCCGCTCGCGGGGCAATACATGAATATCGTGAAGAACTCGTCGCTGACGATGGCGATCGGCGTGGCCGAGCTGTCGTATATGTCGCGTCAGGTCGACACGGAGAGCTTCCGGACCTTTCAGGCCTTCGGCACGGCAACCGTGCTGTACGTCGTCACTATCGCGTTGATCGAAACGGCGTTGGTGATCTGGCAACGCACAGGTGTGCGTGCGTTGCAAAGGGGGCATGCATGA
- a CDS encoding amino acid ABC transporter permease yields the protein MSALEWLPTLRYLLLGAFPNGPLGGAALTVVLSVVSALLSAAVGLAGGVALSMTRGAVHLLLLGIVAFFRAIPVLMLIFWTFFLMPILLHIDVPGLVAVVCALSLIGGAYLSHSVHAGIVSIGAGQQNAALSLGLTRWQALRYVVLPQAVRVMMPSFVNQWVSLIKDTSLAYIVGVPEFTFLANQVNSRLMIYPAQIFVFVGIVYLVLCSALQWIASRVLLRARPARATDIDTETATGTARGNEHGVAMP from the coding sequence ATGAGCGCGCTCGAATGGCTGCCGACGCTGCGTTATCTGCTGCTCGGTGCGTTCCCGAATGGGCCGCTGGGTGGCGCGGCGTTGACTGTCGTGCTGTCGGTGGTGTCGGCGTTGCTGTCCGCTGCGGTAGGTTTGGCGGGCGGCGTGGCGCTCTCGATGACGCGCGGCGCGGTGCATCTGCTTCTGCTCGGAATCGTCGCGTTTTTCCGGGCGATTCCAGTGCTGATGCTGATTTTCTGGACGTTCTTCCTGATGCCGATTCTGCTGCACATCGATGTGCCGGGTCTGGTGGCGGTGGTGTGCGCGCTGTCGTTGATCGGTGGCGCGTATCTGTCGCATTCAGTGCACGCGGGCATCGTCTCGATCGGAGCGGGCCAGCAGAACGCGGCGCTGTCGCTCGGGCTTACGCGCTGGCAGGCGCTGCGTTACGTGGTGCTGCCGCAGGCGGTACGCGTGATGATGCCGTCGTTCGTCAATCAATGGGTGTCGCTCATCAAAGACACCTCGCTTGCCTATATCGTCGGGGTGCCGGAATTCACCTTTCTCGCCAATCAGGTCAACAGCCGGCTGATGATTTACCCCGCGCAGATTTTCGTGTTCGTCGGGATCGTGTATCTGGTTTTGTGCTCAGCGCTGCAATGGATTGCGTCTCGCGTGTTGTTGCGTGCACGGCCGGCACGCGCCACGGACATCGATACGGAAACGGCAACCGGCACGGCGCGTGGCAATGAACATGGCGTGGCGATGCCATGA
- a CDS encoding ABC transporter permease: protein MATDDSLSLDDTASSARQYREAPPRRDPLKTWRVAGIALPLVFLLFVEALVRLSVLPAHLVPAPSSIAQTLWDMGGARLGRHLGASCLRVFAGFGIGSALALLVGAAMGLSRRIDALLDPACQALRAIPSLAWVPILLLWMGIDEAPKITLIAIGAFFPVQLSVVAGIRDVDRKLIELGEVNRLNQRALFTRILFPASLPQIFTGLRTGLSLAWMFMVAAELIAATRGLGYLLSDGRETGRPDIVFGAILLLALLGKLSDSVLKSIETHTLSWRDSAAERQPSRRIV, encoded by the coding sequence ATGGCTACCGACGATTCACTGTCGCTCGACGATACCGCTTCGTCCGCTCGACAGTATCGCGAAGCGCCGCCACGACGCGATCCTCTGAAGACCTGGCGCGTCGCGGGAATCGCGCTGCCGCTGGTTTTTCTGCTGTTCGTCGAAGCACTGGTCCGTCTGTCGGTATTGCCCGCGCACCTCGTACCGGCGCCGAGTTCGATTGCGCAAACCCTCTGGGACATGGGCGGCGCGCGGCTCGGCCGGCATCTCGGCGCGAGCTGCCTGCGCGTTTTCGCGGGCTTCGGGATTGGCTCCGCGCTCGCGCTGCTGGTCGGCGCGGCGATGGGACTGAGCCGGCGCATCGACGCGTTGCTCGATCCGGCCTGCCAGGCGTTGCGTGCGATTCCGTCGCTTGCGTGGGTGCCGATCCTGCTGCTGTGGATGGGCATCGACGAAGCGCCGAAAATCACGCTCATCGCGATTGGTGCCTTTTTTCCAGTGCAATTGAGTGTCGTCGCGGGGATTCGCGATGTCGACCGAAAGCTGATCGAACTCGGTGAGGTCAATCGGCTCAATCAACGCGCGCTGTTCACTCGCATTCTTTTTCCCGCGTCGCTGCCGCAAATCTTTACCGGCTTGCGCACGGGACTCAGTCTTGCGTGGATGTTCATGGTGGCGGCGGAATTGATCGCAGCGACTCGCGGCCTTGGCTATCTGCTGAGCGACGGACGCGAAACGGGACGCCCCGACATTGTGTTCGGCGCGATCCTGTTGCTCGCGTTGCTCGGCAAGTTGAGCGACAGCGTCCTCAAGTCGATCGAGACGCATACGCTGTCGTGGCGCGACTCCGCTGCCGAACGCCAACCCTCTCGAAGAATCGTGTAG
- a CDS encoding LLM class flavin-dependent oxidoreductase, whose amino-acid sequence MSRQLRLGAFMRPTTIHTGAWRYPGAYPDANFNFGHLKRFAQTLERGRFDAFFMADHLAVLNMPLDALKHSHTVTSFEPLTLLPALAAVTERLGLVATASTTFDAPYHVARRFASLDHISGGRAGWNLVTTSNPDAALNFGLDEHVEHDERYRRAREFFDVVTGLWDSWADDAFIRETATGTFFDPQKLHVLNYKSENFSVRGPLNIARPVQGWPVIVQAGSSEAGRQIAAETAEVVFTAQSNLADGKRFYADVKGRMEKLGRQRDHMKILPAAFVVVGDTLDEARETRARLDTFVHYESGLASLSIALGHDVSGFDPDGPLPEIPETNASRTARQRVVEWAQRDGLTIRQLAQRIGGYSGLEMVGTAAMIADQMEQWLVEEGSDGFNVMFSHLPAGLDDFVDKVIPELQNRGLFRREYEGATLRENLGLPRPENRFFPA is encoded by the coding sequence ATGTCACGTCAGCTTCGCCTCGGCGCCTTCATGCGTCCCACGACGATCCACACCGGTGCATGGCGCTATCCCGGCGCCTATCCGGACGCCAACTTCAATTTCGGGCATCTGAAGCGTTTCGCGCAGACGCTCGAACGCGGCCGCTTCGACGCGTTCTTCATGGCCGACCATCTCGCGGTGCTTAATATGCCGCTGGATGCGCTCAAACATAGTCACACGGTCACTTCGTTCGAGCCGCTGACGTTGTTGCCCGCGCTGGCGGCGGTGACCGAAAGGCTAGGGCTGGTCGCCACGGCGTCCACAACGTTCGACGCGCCGTATCACGTCGCCCGGCGTTTCGCCTCGCTCGACCACATCAGCGGCGGACGCGCCGGCTGGAATCTCGTGACGACATCGAACCCGGACGCCGCGCTCAATTTCGGTCTCGACGAGCATGTCGAGCACGACGAACGCTATCGGCGTGCGCGCGAGTTCTTCGATGTGGTCACCGGCCTCTGGGACAGTTGGGCCGACGACGCCTTTATCCGCGAGACGGCAACCGGCACATTCTTCGATCCGCAGAAATTGCATGTGCTGAACTACAAGAGCGAGAACTTCTCGGTGCGCGGGCCGTTGAATATCGCGCGCCCGGTTCAGGGCTGGCCCGTCATCGTGCAGGCGGGTTCATCCGAAGCGGGACGGCAGATCGCGGCCGAAACCGCCGAGGTGGTGTTCACCGCGCAAAGCAACCTGGCCGACGGAAAGCGCTTCTATGCGGACGTAAAAGGCCGCATGGAGAAACTCGGGCGGCAACGCGACCATATGAAAATCTTGCCGGCTGCCTTTGTCGTGGTCGGCGATACGCTGGACGAGGCGCGCGAAACGCGCGCGCGGCTCGACACGTTCGTTCACTACGAGAGCGGCCTTGCTTCATTGTCGATTGCATTGGGGCACGACGTGTCCGGCTTCGATCCAGACGGCCCGCTGCCCGAGATTCCCGAGACCAATGCGAGCCGTACGGCGCGGCAAAGGGTGGTCGAATGGGCGCAGCGTGATGGGCTGACGATTCGTCAACTCGCGCAGCGCATTGGCGGCTATTCGGGACTGGAGATGGTCGGCACGGCGGCGATGATCGCGGATCAGATGGAGCAGTGGCTGGTGGAGGAGGGCTCGGACGGGTTCAATGTGATGTTCTCGCATCTTCCTGCTGGCCTCGATGACTTCGTCGATAAAGTCATTCCGGAGTTGCAGAATCGGGGGCTGTTCCGGCGCGAGTATGAAGGCGCGACGCTGCGCGAGAATCTTGGTTTGCCACGGCCAGAGAATCGCTTTTTCCCTGCCTGA
- the groL gene encoding chaperonin GroEL (60 kDa chaperone family; promotes refolding of misfolded polypeptides especially under stressful conditions; forms two stacked rings of heptamers to form a barrel-shaped 14mer; ends can be capped by GroES; misfolded proteins enter the barrel where they are refolded when GroES binds) yields the protein MAAKEIIFSDVARSKLVEGVNILANAVKVTLGPKGRNVVLERSFGSPVVTKDGVSVAKEIELTDRVQNIGAQLVKEVASRTSDAAGDGTTTATVLAQAIVREGQKYVAAGLNPLDLKRGIDKAVIAAIDELKKISKPTTTSKEIAQVATISANGEESIGQRIAEAIDRVGKEGVITVEDGKSLDDELDVVEGLQFDRGYLSPYFINDQDKQVAVLDNPFVLLHDKKVSNIRDLLPVLEQVAKAGRPLLIIAEDVEGEALATLVVNNIRGILKTVAVKAPGFGDRRKALLEDIAILTGGQVIAEETGLSLEKATLAELGQAKRIEVGKENTTVIDGAGDSKNIEARVKQIRTQIEEASSDYDREKLQERVAKLAGGVAVIKVGGATEIEVKEKKDRVDDALHATRAAVEEGIVPGGGVALIRVKQAISGLKGVNADQDAGIKIVLRALEEPLRQIVTNAGEEASVVVAKVAEGTGNFGYNAQTGEYGDLVESGVLDPTKVTRTALQNAASVAGLLLTTDATVHEAPKDAPAAGQPGGPSAGGPGLDF from the coding sequence ATGGCAGCAAAAGAAATTATTTTCAGCGACGTCGCCCGCTCGAAACTGGTCGAAGGCGTCAACATTCTGGCCAACGCGGTCAAGGTCACGCTGGGTCCGAAGGGCCGCAATGTCGTGCTGGAGCGCAGCTTCGGTTCACCTGTCGTCACCAAGGACGGCGTCTCGGTCGCCAAGGAAATCGAATTGACGGACCGCGTGCAGAACATCGGCGCGCAGCTCGTAAAGGAAGTGGCCTCGCGTACCAGCGATGCCGCCGGTGACGGCACCACCACCGCAACCGTGCTCGCTCAAGCCATCGTCCGCGAAGGACAGAAGTATGTGGCGGCGGGCCTCAATCCGCTGGATTTGAAGCGCGGTATCGACAAGGCCGTGATCGCCGCGATCGACGAGCTGAAAAAGATCAGCAAGCCGACCACCACCAGCAAGGAAATCGCCCAGGTGGCGACGATTTCGGCCAACGGCGAAGAGTCGATCGGCCAGCGTATTGCCGAAGCGATCGACCGCGTCGGCAAGGAAGGCGTGATCACCGTGGAAGACGGCAAGTCGCTCGACGATGAACTCGACGTCGTCGAAGGTCTGCAATTCGATCGTGGCTACCTGTCGCCGTATTTCATCAACGATCAGGACAAGCAGGTGGCCGTGCTCGACAACCCGTTCGTGCTGCTGCACGACAAGAAGGTGTCGAACATTCGTGATCTGCTGCCGGTCCTGGAGCAGGTCGCCAAAGCCGGCCGGCCGCTTCTGATCATCGCGGAAGACGTGGAAGGCGAAGCGCTCGCCACGCTGGTGGTCAACAACATTCGCGGCATTCTGAAGACCGTCGCGGTCAAGGCGCCGGGCTTCGGCGATCGCCGCAAGGCCTTGCTCGAAGACATCGCGATTCTGACCGGCGGCCAGGTGATCGCCGAAGAAACGGGCCTGTCGCTCGAGAAAGCGACGCTCGCGGAACTCGGTCAGGCCAAGCGGATTGAAGTCGGCAAGGAAAACACCACCGTGATCGACGGCGCGGGCGACAGCAAGAATATCGAAGCGCGCGTGAAACAGATCCGCACGCAGATCGAGGAAGCCAGCTCGGACTACGACCGCGAAAAACTGCAGGAACGCGTTGCGAAGCTGGCCGGCGGCGTGGCGGTCATCAAGGTGGGCGGCGCGACCGAAATCGAGGTCAAGGAAAAGAAAGACCGTGTCGACGACGCCCTGCATGCGACGCGTGCCGCTGTCGAGGAAGGCATCGTGCCGGGCGGCGGCGTCGCGCTGATTCGCGTGAAGCAGGCCATTAGCGGACTCAAGGGCGTGAATGCCGATCAGGACGCAGGCATCAAGATTGTGCTGCGCGCGCTCGAAGAACCGCTGCGTCAGATCGTGACGAATGCCGGCGAAGAAGCCAGCGTGGTGGTCGCGAAGGTAGCGGAAGGCACGGGCAATTTCGGCTACAACGCGCAGACCGGCGAATACGGCGATCTGGTGGAATCCGGTGTGCTCGATCCGACCAAGGTCACGCGCACGGCGCTGCAAAACGCGGCATCGGTTGCGGGTCTGTTGCTGACCACCGACGCCACCGTGCACGAAGCACCGAAGGATGCACCGGCAGCGGGCCAGCCCGGCGGTCCGAGCGCGGGTGGGCCGGGACTCGATTTCTGA
- a CDS encoding ABC transporter ATP-binding protein has translation MSTVSLPVSRPLLDVRAVSKQYDGRAVLDRVRFEIGRGEIVSLVGPSGCGKSTLLRAIAGLDRDFDGEIRLDGVPQHGPSSRLGVIFQEPRLLPWLSVADNVAFAAGPRRGSDPRVTELLGEVGLANVRDALPKQLSGGMAQRVALVRGLFSRPDLLLLDEPFSAVDAMTRMRLQDLLLALTRSHGTAALLVTHDLDEALYLSDRVLLLAPPHGTGAGRVVRDIAIDAPRPRDRRDLSLAEMRAELLDGLNGTVGQH, from the coding sequence ATGTCGACCGTTTCCCTTCCCGTTTCCCGTCCTCTTCTCGACGTCCGCGCCGTCAGCAAACAATACGACGGACGCGCGGTGCTCGACCGCGTGCGCTTCGAAATCGGGCGCGGCGAGATCGTCAGCCTCGTCGGACCGAGCGGTTGTGGAAAGAGCACGCTGTTGCGCGCGATCGCGGGTCTCGACCGGGACTTCGACGGCGAGATACGGCTGGACGGCGTGCCACAACATGGCCCGTCGTCGCGATTGGGTGTGATCTTCCAGGAACCGCGTCTTCTGCCCTGGCTTTCAGTCGCCGACAATGTCGCGTTCGCAGCAGGACCGCGGCGTGGCAGCGATCCGCGCGTCACCGAACTGCTTGGCGAAGTCGGCCTCGCCAATGTGCGAGACGCGTTGCCCAAGCAGCTATCCGGCGGCATGGCGCAGCGCGTCGCCCTGGTGCGCGGGCTTTTCTCCAGACCCGACCTGTTGTTGCTGGACGAGCCGTTCAGCGCCGTCGATGCGATGACCCGTATGCGTCTCCAGGACCTGCTGCTGGCGCTCACACGTTCACACGGCACCGCAGCCCTGCTCGTCACGCACGACCTCGACGAAGCGCTTTATCTGTCGGACCGCGTGCTGCTGCTTGCGCCGCCGCATGGCACAGGCGCGGGGCGCGTCGTGCGCGACATCGCCATCGACGCGCCGAGGCCGCGCGACCGGCGCGACCTGTCGCTGGCGGAAATGCGAGCGGAGTTGCTCGACGGATTGAACGGGACCGTCGGGCAGCACTAA
- a CDS encoding GntR family transcriptional regulator encodes MTKPDPANVLPLAAPPLYEQIKTELRARILNGTYAAHSQMPSENDLCAMFDVSRITVRQALGDLQKEGLVFKLHGKGTFVSKPKAFQNVSALQGFAEAMSSMGYEIVNQLKHIRFIPATAQIAQRLALPEGAKVAEIHRVRLLNREPVSLEITWVPEALGKRLANADLVTRDIFLILENDCAVPLGHADVSIDAILADEDIVEALNVEEGSPVLRIERLTHSADGTPIDYEYLYFRGDAFQYRFRIDRQKEKKSTRKTK; translated from the coding sequence ATGACGAAACCCGACCCCGCCAACGTGCTGCCGCTCGCCGCTCCCCCGCTCTACGAGCAGATCAAGACGGAGTTGCGCGCGCGCATTCTCAACGGCACGTATGCGGCCCATTCGCAGATGCCATCCGAAAACGATCTGTGCGCGATGTTCGACGTCAGCCGCATCACCGTGCGGCAAGCCCTCGGCGATCTGCAGAAGGAAGGCCTCGTTTTCAAGCTGCACGGCAAAGGCACCTTCGTTTCCAAGCCGAAAGCCTTTCAGAACGTCAGCGCGCTGCAAGGCTTCGCCGAAGCGATGTCGTCGATGGGCTATGAAATCGTCAACCAGCTCAAGCACATCCGTTTCATTCCGGCGACCGCCCAGATCGCTCAGCGCCTCGCGTTGCCCGAGGGCGCGAAAGTGGCCGAGATCCATCGGGTGCGCCTGCTCAATCGCGAACCTGTGTCGCTTGAAATCACGTGGGTGCCGGAAGCACTGGGCAAACGCCTCGCCAATGCGGACCTCGTCACGCGCGATATTTTTCTGATTCTGGAGAACGACTGCGCGGTGCCGCTCGGCCACGCCGACGTCTCCATCGACGCGATTCTCGCCGACGAAGACATCGTCGAAGCGTTGAACGTGGAGGAAGGCAGCCCGGTGCTGCGGATCGAACGTCTCACACACAGCGCGGACGGCACGCCGATCGACTACGAATACCTCTATTTCCGCGGCGATGCCTTCCAGTACCGCTTTCGCATCGACCGTCAGAAAGAGAAGAAAAGCACAAGGAAGACGAAATGA
- a CDS encoding DNA-binding protein, with the protein MPLEADIEPLRERVSDTQELYREVCALMFFRYGETPTANKLYQLVRKGSMSAPAKALRDFWTEVRDKTRVDVGQPDLPPEVASAAGELAATLWRLSGDAANAALEVFREDAQREIAVARDHAQQTAAERDTAVAAAEQASRDAADIRIENAKLLARLVELETAKTMLTDQLAQARNESASTSTALSDARREFAEELGKLRVMHNQSEQRLAATEKRALLEIDSERTAARQTRQELQAAIDRMADAHATHQAERDQLRDALAAAKTQLTTSMTRCASVEGELASRDIALDQQIAAGEFLRKKLEALSRQLVESGRPAATPSPSPRRPSSTRRRDVRRDVKFTETAAVRRSTAADR; encoded by the coding sequence ATGCCTCTTGAAGCCGACATTGAACCCCTGCGTGAACGCGTCTCCGACACGCAGGAGCTCTATCGCGAGGTTTGCGCGCTGATGTTCTTCCGTTACGGAGAAACGCCGACAGCGAACAAGCTCTATCAACTTGTTCGCAAAGGCAGCATGAGCGCGCCGGCGAAAGCCTTGCGGGATTTCTGGACGGAAGTCAGGGACAAGACGCGGGTCGATGTCGGGCAGCCCGATCTGCCGCCGGAAGTCGCAAGCGCCGCTGGCGAACTGGCGGCGACCCTTTGGCGGCTATCCGGTGATGCGGCAAACGCCGCGCTGGAAGTCTTCAGGGAGGACGCCCAGCGTGAAATTGCCGTGGCACGAGACCATGCGCAACAAACAGCTGCGGAACGCGACACAGCGGTCGCTGCTGCCGAGCAGGCGTCCCGCGACGCGGCAGACATCCGCATAGAAAACGCGAAGCTGCTCGCGCGCCTGGTCGAACTGGAAACCGCCAAAACCATGCTGACGGATCAGCTTGCACAGGCCAGAAATGAAAGCGCGTCCACCTCCACGGCGCTGTCGGACGCCAGACGGGAATTCGCCGAGGAATTGGGCAAGCTACGTGTCATGCACAATCAGAGCGAACAGCGCCTGGCCGCGACTGAAAAGCGGGCGCTTCTGGAGATCGACAGCGAGCGGACAGCGGCACGCCAGACGCGCCAGGAGTTGCAGGCAGCGATCGACCGGATGGCCGACGCCCATGCCACCCATCAGGCCGAGCGAGATCAGCTGCGCGATGCCCTTGCGGCCGCGAAAACACAGTTGACGACGTCGATGACACGTTGCGCGAGCGTCGAAGGAGAGCTGGCGTCACGGGACATTGCGCTCGACCAACAAATAGCGGCGGGCGAGTTCCTTCGCAAAAAACTTGAAGCGCTGTCTCGTCAGTTGGTGGAAAGCGGGCGCCCTGCTGCTACGCCCTCACCCTCTCCTCGCCGGCCGTCATCAACCAGGAGGCGCGACGTGCGCCGCGATGTGAAGTTCACGGAAACAGCAGCGGTTCGCAGGTCAACCGCGGCAGACCGGTGA
- a CDS encoding ABC transporter substrate-binding protein, translated as MNFRVLGAVIAGSLLVMSTAAHADRLDDIKKAGVLRVAAFDSNPPFGFVDPKNNQIVGLDIDYARALATRLGVKLDIQPTNPANRIAFLKSGKVDLVFANFTITDDRKNEVDFSTPYFASGTQFIAKKGALTSPQQLNSLRIGADKGTTNEQQVRAQFPGATIVAYDDTPFAFAALRTGNVQAITQDGPKLVALLAKVPDKANYEIPPFTISNDYEGVGVPKGETRLLNVVNETLKDLEAKGTAGKIYDTWFGPTSAAPLPRLFKIGDPQKS; from the coding sequence ATGAATTTCAGAGTGCTTGGGGCAGTGATTGCCGGAAGTCTGCTCGTCATGTCCACGGCCGCGCACGCGGATCGCCTCGACGACATCAAGAAAGCGGGCGTGCTGCGCGTTGCCGCGTTCGACAGCAATCCGCCGTTCGGCTTTGTCGATCCGAAGAACAACCAGATCGTCGGGCTCGACATCGACTATGCGCGAGCGCTCGCGACCCGGCTCGGCGTCAAGCTCGATATCCAGCCGACTAATCCGGCCAACCGCATCGCCTTCCTGAAATCGGGCAAGGTGGATCTGGTGTTCGCCAACTTCACGATCACGGACGATCGCAAGAACGAGGTGGATTTCAGCACCCCGTATTTTGCGTCCGGCACGCAGTTCATCGCGAAGAAGGGCGCGCTCACCTCGCCGCAGCAGTTGAACAGTTTGCGGATCGGCGCGGACAAAGGCACGACCAACGAGCAGCAGGTGCGTGCGCAATTCCCGGGCGCCACGATCGTCGCTTATGACGACACGCCGTTTGCATTCGCCGCGCTGCGCACGGGCAACGTGCAGGCGATCACGCAAGACGGACCGAAGCTCGTCGCGTTGCTGGCGAAAGTGCCGGACAAGGCGAACTACGAGATCCCGCCGTTTACGATCTCCAACGACTATGAAGGCGTGGGTGTGCCGAAGGGCGAGACGCGACTGCTGAATGTGGTCAATGAAACGTTGAAGGATCTCGAGGCCAAAGGCACGGCCGGCAAGATCTACGACACCTGGTTCGGCCCGACAAGCGCCGCGCCGCTGCCGCGTTTGTTCAAGATCGGCGACCCGCAAAAGAGCTGA